One window of the Halarcobacter mediterraneus genome contains the following:
- a CDS encoding NAD(P)/FAD-dependent oxidoreductase has protein sequence MINRRHFNKILVGSVALSFAACSSITSVSLPTDKKRVVIVGGGFGGATAAKYLKKFSPETEVILIEQNKEYYTCPFGNTVIAGLNDIEYIKHNYKTLESKYKIKVIHEKVKKVDGETNTVILENGEKIAYHRAIVSPGIDFKYEKGYVKGSEQYSPHAYKAGAQTLLLRKQLEEMKDGGTYVMVAPANPFRCPPGPYERISLVANYLKKNKPNSKIIILDQKNKFSKQGLFQEGWEKLYKDMIEWRSAEFGGEVLEVDPKNRIIKTEDEDVKADVLNYIPNQKAGKLAFDSGLTDGDWCPVNTKTFESKLIKNIHVIGDASIASKMPKSGFSANSQAKIAALQIVRLLKNKDIVNPPKLANTCYSLIAPNYGITVAAVYEAHEDGIIAVPGAGGLSPMNADESYRIQEAEYAVAWYENQMADIFS, from the coding sequence ATGATAAATAGAAGACATTTCAATAAAATACTTGTAGGTTCAGTAGCTTTATCTTTTGCTGCTTGTAGTAGTATAACTTCGGTATCTCTTCCAACAGATAAAAAAAGAGTTGTAATTGTAGGTGGTGGCTTTGGTGGAGCAACAGCTGCAAAATATTTAAAAAAATTTAGTCCTGAAACAGAAGTTATCTTAATTGAGCAAAATAAAGAGTATTATACTTGTCCATTTGGAAATACTGTTATTGCAGGGTTAAATGATATAGAATATATAAAACACAATTATAAAACTCTTGAAAGTAAATATAAAATAAAAGTTATCCATGAAAAAGTAAAGAAAGTAGATGGAGAAACAAATACAGTAATTCTTGAAAATGGAGAAAAAATTGCTTACCATAGAGCAATTGTATCCCCAGGGATTGATTTTAAATATGAAAAAGGTTATGTAAAAGGTTCAGAACAGTATTCACCTCATGCATACAAAGCAGGAGCACAAACTTTACTATTAAGAAAACAATTAGAAGAGATGAAAGATGGAGGAACATATGTAATGGTTGCTCCAGCAAATCCTTTTAGATGCCCTCCTGGACCATATGAAAGAATCTCTTTAGTAGCTAATTATTTAAAGAAAAATAAACCAAACTCAAAAATCATTATTCTTGACCAAAAAAATAAATTTTCTAAACAAGGTTTATTTCAAGAAGGTTGGGAAAAACTTTATAAAGATATGATTGAATGGAGAAGTGCCGAATTTGGTGGAGAGGTTTTAGAAGTAGATCCCAAAAATAGAATCATAAAAACAGAAGATGAAGATGTTAAAGCTGATGTTCTAAACTATATACCAAACCAAAAAGCAGGGAAATTAGCTTTTGATTCAGGATTAACAGATGGAGACTGGTGTCCTGTTAATACAAAAACTTTTGAATCAAAACTTATAAAGAATATTCATGTTATAGGAGATGCATCAATTGCATCAAAAATGCCGAAATCAGGTTTTTCTGCAAATTCTCAAGCAAAGATTGCAGCCTTACAAATTGTAAGACTATTAAAAAATAAAGATATTGTAAATCCTCCAAAGCTAGCAAATACTTGTTATAGTTTAATTGCTCCAAACTATGGAATTACAGTAGCTGCTGTTTATGAAGCCCATGAAGATGGAATAATTGCTGTTCCAGGTGCAGGAGGACTAAGTCCTATGAATGCTGATGAATCTTATAGAATACAAGAAGCTGAATACGCTGTTGCTTGGTATGAGAATCAAATGGCAGATATTTTCTCTTAA
- a CDS encoding sodium-dependent bicarbonate transport family permease, which produces MNIDLIMQNILNPPILFFFLGMLAIFFKSELSIPQPLPKFFSLFLLISIGLHGGYELSKSGFDLYVFKALLLAVFMAILVPIYSFFILKIKLDNYNAIAVAATYGSISAVTFITGITYLQTIGVEYGGYMIAAMTLMESPAIVIGLVFVALFTKKDSEEKKNTSWLEIFKEAFLNPSVFLLIGALIIGIVTGEKGWNSMEPLFGALFKGILAFFLLDMGLVAAKRIYELKKLGFFLIGFAIIMPIINASLAMSFAYFFDLSKGDAFLLSLLSGSASYIAVPAAMRLSVPEASPSIYLPLSLAVTFPFNISLGIPLYYYFINILWG; this is translated from the coding sequence ATGAATATAGATTTAATAATGCAAAATATTTTAAATCCACCTATTCTCTTTTTCTTTCTAGGAATGCTAGCTATTTTTTTTAAATCAGAATTGTCTATTCCTCAACCTTTACCAAAGTTTTTTTCACTTTTTTTATTAATTTCAATTGGACTTCATGGAGGGTATGAATTATCTAAAAGTGGTTTTGATTTATATGTTTTTAAAGCTCTATTATTAGCAGTATTTATGGCAATTCTTGTACCTATTTATAGTTTTTTTATTCTTAAAATAAAACTTGATAACTATAATGCTATTGCAGTGGCTGCAACTTATGGTTCAATTAGTGCTGTTACTTTTATTACAGGTATTACTTATTTACAAACTATTGGTGTTGAATATGGAGGTTATATGATTGCTGCAATGACTCTTATGGAGTCACCTGCAATTGTTATAGGACTTGTATTTGTAGCCTTATTTACAAAAAAAGATTCTGAAGAAAAAAAGAATACAAGTTGGCTTGAAATTTTTAAAGAAGCTTTTTTAAATCCATCAGTATTTCTTTTAATCGGAGCTTTAATAATAGGTATTGTCACAGGAGAAAAAGGTTGGAACTCAATGGAGCCACTTTTTGGTGCCTTATTCAAAGGAATTCTAGCTTTCTTTCTTCTTGATATGGGACTTGTTGCAGCAAAAAGAATTTATGAACTTAAAAAACTTGGTTTCTTTTTAATAGGTTTTGCAATTATAATGCCAATTATTAATGCATCTCTTGCAATGAGTTTTGCATATTTCTTTGATTTATCTAAAGGCGATGCATTTCTTCTATCACTATTAAGTGGTAGTGCCTCTTACATAGCTGTACCTGCAGCAATGAGATTATCTGTTCCTGAAGCTAGTCCTAGTATCTACCTTCCTTTAAGTTTAGCAGTAACATTTCCATTTAATATATCTTTGGGAATACCACTTTACTACTATTTTATAAATATTTTGTGGGGTTAA
- a CDS encoding P-II family nitrogen regulator, giving the protein MENMKKVEIIIESVYINRLLDLFKNYEINGYTIIRDIEGCGGHGLRTADEVTDVFSNNYIFTVCTDSKFEEIKEEIRAFTKKYGGKCIVSDSMMLL; this is encoded by the coding sequence ATGGAAAATATGAAAAAAGTTGAAATCATAATTGAATCAGTTTATATAAATAGACTATTAGATTTATTTAAAAACTATGAAATAAATGGATATACAATTATTAGAGATATTGAAGGGTGTGGAGGTCATGGTCTTAGAACTGCAGATGAAGTAACTGATGTTTTTAGTAATAATTATATATTTACAGTATGTACAGATAGTAAATTTGAAGAAATAAAAGAAGAAATTAGGGCTTTTACTAAAAAATATGGTGGTAAGTGTATTGTTTCTGATTCAATGATGCTTTTATAA
- a CDS encoding 5-(carboxyamino)imidazole ribonucleotide synthase, protein MDKNFNYSSLKLGIIGGGQLGKIMSQKAKKMGFHVTILDPTFNCPAAQVSDNHIMGGFHDKKKLEQLVKETDVTTFELEHVDTSILKELFDQGYNIHPSPYVMELIQNKYEQKKLLDERGIPVPAYKDVKTKEDLAAFGFPVIQKAKLGGYDGKGVQMLKTQEEANTIALETESFIEELVDIDKELAIIVARNIEGEIKCYPVVEMLFDERVNICDSVMAPARISKEIEEKAIKISTESIKALDGVGIFGVELFLNKKGEVLVNEIAPRPHNSGHYTVEACATSQFEQIIRAVTNLPLGSTKLISPAVMVNLLGEEGYEGEPFIEGIHEALEIPELSFHFYGKSITKPFRKMGHITVLDDNIDIALEKANKAKNILKIKGSKKI, encoded by the coding sequence ATGGATAAGAACTTTAACTATTCTAGTTTAAAATTAGGAATTATTGGTGGGGGACAATTAGGAAAAATAATGTCTCAAAAAGCAAAAAAAATGGGATTTCATGTAACAATTTTAGACCCAACTTTTAATTGTCCTGCTGCACAAGTTTCAGATAACCATATTATGGGTGGATTTCATGATAAAAAGAAACTTGAACAATTAGTAAAAGAGACTGATGTTACTACTTTCGAACTAGAACATGTTGATACATCAATATTAAAAGAGCTTTTTGATCAAGGCTATAATATTCATCCTTCCCCATATGTAATGGAATTAATCCAAAATAAATATGAACAAAAAAAACTTCTTGATGAAAGAGGTATCCCTGTACCTGCTTATAAAGATGTAAAAACAAAAGAAGATTTAGCAGCATTTGGTTTTCCAGTAATTCAAAAAGCCAAACTTGGTGGTTATGATGGTAAAGGGGTTCAAATGCTAAAAACTCAAGAAGAAGCAAATACAATTGCCCTTGAAACAGAATCTTTTATAGAAGAGTTAGTTGATATTGATAAAGAACTTGCAATTATTGTTGCTAGAAATATTGAAGGTGAAATAAAATGTTATCCTGTAGTTGAAATGCTTTTTGATGAAAGAGTAAATATCTGTGATTCAGTTATGGCTCCAGCAAGAATTTCAAAAGAAATAGAAGAAAAAGCCATTAAGATATCAACTGAATCAATTAAAGCCTTAGATGGTGTTGGTATTTTTGGAGTTGAACTATTTTTAAATAAAAAAGGTGAAGTTTTAGTAAATGAAATTGCACCAAGACCACATAATTCAGGACACTATACAGTAGAAGCCTGTGCTACATCACAGTTTGAGCAAATTATCCGTGCAGTTACAAACTTGCCATTAGGTTCTACAAAACTAATATCTCCAGCAGTTATGGTAAACTTGCTTGGAGAAGAAGGTTATGAAGGAGAACCCTTTATAGAAGGTATTCATGAAGCACTTGAAATTCCTGAATTATCTTTTCATTTTTATGGAAAATCAATTACAAAACCATTTAGAAAAATGGGACATATTACAGTTTTAGACGATAATATAGATATTGCTTTAGAAAAAGCCAATAAAGCAAAAAACATTTTAAAAATAAAAGGGAGTAAGAAAATATGA
- the ectA gene encoding diaminobutyrate acetyltransferase gives MRDDISIRKPRKQDGKKIHELVKSTKVLDVNSEYLYLLQATHFSNLCSVAICEEEVIGFVSGYMIPNENNTLFIWQVAVDENFRGNDLARRLILDIVQRKELNIKFLHTTVSPSNNSSIRVFEKVAKHYETQMTSCEFFTKEDFNNQHEEEVLYKIGPFK, from the coding sequence ATGAGAGATGACATAAGTATTAGAAAACCAAGAAAACAAGATGGTAAAAAAATACATGAATTAGTAAAGAGTACTAAGGTGTTGGATGTGAATTCTGAGTATTTATATCTATTACAAGCTACACATTTTTCTAATTTATGTTCTGTTGCAATTTGTGAAGAAGAAGTAATAGGTTTTGTTTCTGGATATATGATACCAAATGAAAATAATACTCTTTTTATCTGGCAAGTTGCAGTGGATGAAAACTTTAGGGGAAATGATCTTGCAAGGAGATTGATTTTAGATATTGTTCAAAGGAAGGAATTAAATATTAAGTTTTTACATACAACTGTTTCTCCTAGTAACAATTCTTCAATTAGAGTTTTTGAAAAAGTTGCAAAACATTATGAAACGCAAATGACTAGTTGTGAATTTTTTACAAAAGAAGATTTCAACAATCAACATGAAGAAGAGGTTCTATATAAAATAGGACCATTTAAATAA
- a CDS encoding c-type cytochrome, whose translation MKKFIIALFCLCSFSYATEYDPIRGEMLSLSCASCHGTDGKSKTITPYIAGMSKTGMYQILLDYKYGKREGTMMQKHVKGFLDEELEQIAYYFSKVQR comes from the coding sequence ATGAAAAAGTTTATTATAGCTTTGTTCTGTTTATGTAGCTTTTCTTATGCTACAGAGTATGATCCAATAAGAGGGGAAATGCTATCTTTATCATGTGCTTCATGTCATGGAACAGATGGAAAATCTAAAACTATTACTCCATATATTGCAGGTATGAGTAAAACAGGAATGTATCAAATCCTATTAGACTATAAATATGGGAAAAGAGAAGGAACAATGATGCAAAAGCATGTAAAAGGTTTCTTAGATGAAGAATTAGAGCAAATTGCTTATTATTTCTCAAAAGTTCAAAGATAA